The genome window TTGCGCCTGGGCAACCGCCTGCTGGGCAATGAAGAAGGTGCGGCGGCATTGGAAATCACCATGAACGGGCCGCTGCTGCGTTTCAACTGCGATGCCCGGGTGGCGGTGACCGGTGCGGTGATTGCCCTCACGCTCGACGGTGAAGCCGTACCGATGAACACCCCGCTGTCGATCGCTGCCGGCGCCACCCTCGCCATCGGCAACATTTCCGGTGCCGGGGCGCGCAGCTACCTGTGCCTGCAGGGTGGCGTACAAGTGCCGGATTACCTGGGCAGTAAAAGCACGTTTACCCTCGGCCAGTTTGGCGGCCATGGCGGACGAGCATTGTGTACCGGCGACGTGTTGCACCTGGCGCCACTGGATGAGCACACGACGCTGCCGCCAACCAGCGCACCGATCCTGGAACTGCCGAGCGTGCGCCAGATCCGCGTGATCTACGGCCCCCACGGCGCGCCCGAATATTTCACCGAGCGCTCTATACAGACGTTCTTCGACACCGCCTGGGAAGTGCACTTCAACTCCAGCCGCACCGGCGTCCGACTGATCGGGCCGAAACCTGAATGGGTTCGCGCCGACGGTGGCGAGGCCGGGCTGCATCCTTCCAATATCCATGACAACCCCTACGCCATCGGCGCCGTGGACTTCACCGGCGACATGCCCGTCATCCTCGGCCCCGACGGCCCGAGCCTGGGCGGTTTCGTCTGCCCGGTGACGGTGATCGAAGCGGATCTCTGGCAGTTGGGGCAACTCAAGGCCGGGGACAAGGTGCGATTCGTGCCGGTGGATATATCGACCGCGCGCTCACTGGCCCTGAAATGGGCCCCCTGTGGGAGCGAGCTTGCTCGCGATAGCGGTCAGTCAGTGACTTCGATGTTGGATGTCCCGCCGCTATCGCGAGCAAGCTCGCTCCCACAGGGAATTGTGTCGCCTGTGGTGTTGGACATCGGGCAGGACGATACCCGCCTGGTTGCTCGCCTGGCCGGCGACACTCATCTGCTGCTGGAAATCGGCGCCCCCGAACTGGACCTGGTGCTGCGCTTTCGTGCCCACGCCTTGATGCAGGCTTTGGAACACAAACAATTGCACGGTGTGATCGACCTGACGCCGGGCATTCGTTCGCTGCAAGTGCACTATCAACCCGAACAATTGCCCCTGGCCGCTCTACTGAGCATCGTCGCCGGTGAGTGGGACGCCGTGTGTGCCGCGCAGGACCTGCAAGTGCCGTCGCGCATCGTTCACCTGCCGCTGTCCTGGGATGATCCGGCCTGTCAGCTGGCCATCGAAAAATACATGACCACGGTGCGCAAGGACGCGCCCTGGTGCCCGAGCAACCTGGAGTTCATTCGACGCATCAACGACCTGCCCAACCTCGACGCGGTGCAACGCACGGTGTTTGACGCCAGCTATTTGGTAATGGGCCTGGGGGACGTCTACCTCGGCGCGCCGGTCGCCACACCGCTCGACCCACGCCATCGACTGGTGACCACCAAATACAACCCGGCCCGGACCTGGACCGCGGAAAACTCGGTGGGCATCGGCGGCGCCTACATGTGCGTGTACGGCATGGAAGGGCCTGGCGGCTATCAGTTCGTCGGGCGCACATTGCAGATGTGGAATCGTTATCGGGAGGTCGCCGCATTCGACGGCAAACCCTGGTTGCTGCGGTTCTTCGATCAGATCCGCTTCTACCCGGTCAGCGCCGATGAGTTGCTGCACATCCGCCGCGAATTCCCCCTGGGCCGCTTCGACCTGAAGATCGAGCACAGCCAGCTCAACCTCGCCGACTACCAGCGTTTCCTGGTGCAGGAAGCCGACAGCATCGCCGCGTTCCGCCACCAGCAACAAGGTGCCTTCGAGGCCGAGCGCGAGCGTTGGATCGCCAGTGGCCAGGCACACTTCGACAGTGAAGAACCGGCCATCTCGCCAAGTGAAGATGCGCAGCTGACTGACGGTCAACTGAGCGTCGACAGCCACATCGCTGGCAACCTCTGGCAAGTGCAGGTCGACGTGGGCACGCGGGTGGCCGCCGGTGATGTGCTGGTCATCCTGGAGTCGATGAAGATGGAAATCCCGCTGCTTGCGCCCTCGGCCGGCGTGGTGCGCGAGGTGCGCGTCCAGGCCGGTTCGGCGGTGCGCGCCGGACAGCGCGTCGTGGTGCTGGAACGTGACTGAACTCAATCAAAGGATTAACACCATGAACCTTTCGCTTCGCTTGGACGACCTGCGCGATGCCTATCGCAGCGGCGAACTGACGCCTCGCAAATTGCTGTTGGACCTGCGGGAAAAAGCCGCGGCGCTGAACCCGGACTATCACCTGTTCATCCACCTGCTGACGGTCGAGGAACTGGAGCCCTACCTGGCCGCATTGGAAGGCCGCGACCTGGAAAGCTTGCCCCTGTATGGCGTACCTTTTGCCATCAAGGACAACATCGACCTGGCCGGCATTCCGACCACGGCAGCCTGCCCGGCGTTTGCCTATGTGCCGCCACGCTCGGCGACCATTGTCGAGCAGTTGCTGGCACTGGGCGCGATCCCCCTGGGCAAGACCAACCTCGACCAGTTCGCCACCGGGCTCAATGGCACCCGCTCGCCCTACGGCGCCTGCCGCAACAGCGTGTTGCCCGACTATCCGGCAGGCGGTTCGAGCGCCGGCTCGTCGCTGGCCGTGGCCCTGGGGGTGGCGAGTTTTGCCTTGGGCACCGATACCGCCGGCTCCGGTCGGGTGCCCGCCGCGCTGAACAATCTGGTGGGATTGAAAGCCACCCTGGGCTTGATCTCCACGGCGGGCGTGGTCCCGGCCTGTCGCACGCTGGACTGCGTCACGACCTTCACGGCGACGGCCAAGGAAGCCAGCCAGCTATTGGCGCTGACGGCCCGTCCAGACCCTCGAGACGACTACAGCCGCCACAACCCGCAGTGGAACGACGGCTCTTCGTTCGGCGCGCCTCGGCGCTTTCGTTTCGGTGTGCCGCGCCAGCAGGACCTGGCGTTTTTCGGCTGTCCTGAAGGTCCGCAACTGTTTCTGGAGGCCATCGAGCGACTCGAACGTCTGGGCGGCGAAGCCGTGGAACTGGACCTGTCGCCGTTCCTGGAAGCCGCACGGCTGCTTTATGAAGGCCCGTGGGTGGCCGAACGCTACAGCGTTGCCGGCCCATTGATGGAGCACGAACCCGACGCCGTACTGCCCGTCATCCGCGCCGTATTGGCGAAAGCGCCTACGGTAGATGGCGTACAAACCTTCCGCGCCCGCTACCGTTTGCAAACGCTCAAAGCCCAATGCGACCGGGCCATGGACGCGCTTGATTGCGTACTCACACCGACCATTGGCCGGCCAGTGACCCTCGCCGAACTGGCCGCCGAACCGGTGCTACGCAACTCGGAACTGGGTTACTACACCAATTTCATGAACCTGCTGGACTACGCCGCCGTCGCCGTTCCCAGCGCGTTCATGACCAACGGCTTGCCCTGGGGTGTGACGCTGTTCGGTCGAGCCTTCACCGATCAATACCTCTTGAGCCTGGCCGATGCCTTGCAGCGTCAACAGGACAAGACCTTGCCCGTGCCCGCCCACCCGGCGCGCCACGACCGGGCGCGACTGGTCGTGTGCGGCGCACACCTGGACGGGTTGGCGCTGAACTGGCAGCTCAAGCAACGCGGTGCCCGGCTGATCGAGGCCACCCAAAGCTCGCCGCACTACCGCCTCCATGCCTTGGCCGGCGGCCCACCCTTGCGACCCGGCATGGTTCGGGTTCGTGAAGGTGGCGTGGCGATCGAGGTCGAAGTCTGGGAGCTGCCGAGCAGTGAACTGGGCTCGTTCCTGACGGGCATTCCCGCACCGTTGGGACTGGGCAAGGTGCAACTGGCCGATGGGCGCTGGGAGAGCGGATTCATCTGTGATTCGTATGGTTTGGAGGGCGCACGGGACATCAGTCACATGGGAGGATGGCGGGCTTATTTACAGAGTCTGAAATAGCGTTGATGGGTGGCGAGGGAGCTTGCTCCCGCTCGGCTGCGAAGCAGACGCTTTCGGGGCCGCTTCTCGGCCCAGCGGGAGCAAGCTCCCTCGCCACGTTCCTACAAACCTGCAAATTCGACTGTCTTTTCCCACAAGGCCACTAAACTGACTCCATTGGGTCCTAGCCAAGGGAATCGCCATGTCGCTTCGTTCGCCGTTGTATTCCCAGCGCAAGCCGCTGCTGGTCGTGGTGGCGTTGCTTGGTACAAGCTTCCTGATCATTTCATTGTTGGGCTATTACGCCGCCCATACCTCGATACGCGATCACATTCTCAAGACGCTGTATGTGAACCTGCTGGTCGGCCTGCTCGTGACGCTGGCGGTCCTGGCCATTCTTTGTCGGCTGATCAACAACTACCAGCAACGCATCGACGCCCAGGCCACCCTCGACGGCCTGACTGAATTGCCAAACCGCCGTGGCTTCGACCTGCTGGCCGTGCAAGCCCTGCACGAAGCCCAGCGCGAGCCCAGACCCTTGACGGCGCTGCTGGTGGAACTGGACGACTTCAAGCGGCTGGACACCACTCACGGTCATATCGCCACCGATCAACTGTTGACCGGGTTCGCCCGCAGCCTGACTGAGAGCCTGCGGCATTCGGACATCGTCTGTCGCTGGAGCGCCGAAGCCTTTGTCGTCCTGCTCAAGGACACCGACGGCCAGACCGGTCTGAAAATCGCGGAGAAAATTCGTCAGCACATCGAAAAGCAGCGCTATTTCTGCAGCGGTAAACAATTGTTGGTCACCGTCAGCCTCGGCCTCACCACCTTGCAGGACGAAGATACCTTGCACAGCTTGCTGTCGCGGACCGATCATGCGTTGCAACGCGCCCGGCAGACCGGGTGCAATCGAACCTGCGTGGACATGCCTCACTCCAGTTATGAATAAACCCGACCTTTGCCCGGCCTGCGGCGGCACCAATGACTGCACCCTGGCCGACCCACGAACCGCCGACCGGGCCTGCTGGTGTTATGGCGTGAGCATCGACCCGGCCGTGCTTGAAGCATTGCCGGCCGAACTGCGTGATCAGTCCTGCCTGTGCCCACGCTGCGCCCAGGTCCAGGCCCAGTTGCGCGCCAAGCCCCAGCCGATCGCGTAAGATGCCCACCCTCCGCTGCCCTGCCTGAACTGCCCATGCGCGTCGACCGTTTCCTCAGCAATCTGCCGCGATTCAATCGCCAACAAGTGCGCCTGTTGCTGGTGGAGCGCCGGGTGCGAATCGACGGCCAGACCGTCAACGATCCCCATGCCCCGGTACGTGAATTCAGTCGCGTCGAAGTCGACGACGAAGTGCTGCAAGCCGGCCGACCGGCGCGCTACTTCATGCTGCACAAGCCGCCCGGCTGCGTCAGTGCCACTCGCGATCCGCAACACCCCACTGTCCTCGACTGGCTGGACGAACCGGACAAGGACGACCTGCACATCGCCGGACGCCTGGATTTCAACACCACCGGGCTGATGCTGATCACCAATGACGGCAGCTGGTCGCGGCGCCTGACCCAACCACAGACCAAGCTGCCCAAGGTCTACTACGTCGAAACCGAACAAACCATCACCGCCGAATACGCCGACACCTTCGCCCGAGGCCTGTATTTCGCCTTCGAAGACCTCACCACCCAGCCGGCAGAACTGACGCTACTGGGGGAAAAATCGGCGCGCTTGAGCATCGTTGAAGGGCGCTACCACCAGGTCAAACGCATGTTCGGCCACTTCGACAACAAGGTGCTGCGCCTGCACCGCGAGCGCATGGGCCCACTGACGTTGGACGGCCATCTCGAGCCGGGCCAATACCGCGCCTTGAGCCCTGAGGAAGTCCAGCTCATCTGATCCCGCTACCGCTCGGCAGAAGTGTCGAACAATTTTCCGACAGGTACTTGCGCAACGGTCGCCCCCCTGCTTGAATCAAACCGTCGGCCGAAATGTGACCGATGAGTCACCACATACTTCCAAGAAACTTTTTGCCGGCGGGAACCCTCAGGTTCCGCCTTGTCCGCCCGGCAAACTGCCCGCCTATAACAACACCCGTCGACCGTCTTCCTTGGATCGACATGGGCCTTATCTTCCAGGCGTATGCCTACCTGTCACATTGCCCGTGCAATCTCATTGCGCGCATACCCGCTTGCCAGGAGTCTTATGACATGAGGCCAGAAATCGCTGTGCTGGATATACAGGGTCAGTATCGGGTTTACACGGAGTTCTATCGCGCAGACGCCGCACAAAAGACCATCATCCTGGTCAACGGCTCAATGGCCACCACTGCGTCGTTTGCACAGACCGCCAAAAACCTCTACCCGCAATTCAATGTCGTGCTGTACGACCAACCCTACGCGGGCAAGTCCAAGGCTCACAATCGCCACGAGAAAATGCTGACCAAGGAGATCGAAGGGCAGATCCTCCTGGAGCTGATCGATCACTTCGCCGCCGAGCACGTGCTGTCGTTTTCCTGGGGCGGCGCCGCCACGCTGAGTGCCCTGGCCCATCGGCCAAGGCGCATCGAAAAAGCAGTGATCAGCTCGTTCTCACCGGTGCTCAACGCGCCGATGCGCGACTACCTGGAACGCGGCGTGGATTACCTGGGCAGCCTGGACG of Pseudomonas fluorescens contains these proteins:
- a CDS encoding cysteine-rich CWC family protein, with product MNKPDLCPACGGTNDCTLADPRTADRACWCYGVSIDPAVLEALPAELRDQSCLCPRCAQVQAQLRAKPQPIA
- the uca gene encoding urea carboxylase, whose product is MFEKILIANRGAIACRILRTLGELKVHGVAVYSQADAASLHILQADEAHCLGEGAAANTYLAVDKLLAIAKSSGATAIHPGYGFLSENAAFAEACEAAGVAFIGPTPQQLRVFGLKHTARDLARQHGVPLLEGTELLDSLDAALLAGTRIGYPVMLKSTAGGGGIGMRVCRSAAELSESFEAVKRLGQNNFSDAGVFIEKYIEKARHLEVQVFGDGQGQVIALGVRDCSVQRRNQKVLEETPAPNLPEGMADALCAAAIQLAQAVNYRSAGTVEFVFDSDAGRFYFLEVNTRLQVEHGVTEQVWGVDLVRWMVQLAAGDLPPLNELSQGLKAEGHAIQARLYAEDPGRDFQPSPGLLTAVKFPEADGKQLRIDTWVEAGCQIPPYFDPMIAKVIRWAPTREQARLGLHQALDKSLLYGVETNRAYLQQILLDAPFANGQPWTRCLDALVYRANTVEVLSPGTQTSVQDYPGRLGYWAVGVPPSGPMDSRSLRLGNRLLGNEEGAAALEITMNGPLLRFNCDARVAVTGAVIALTLDGEAVPMNTPLSIAAGATLAIGNISGAGARSYLCLQGGVQVPDYLGSKSTFTLGQFGGHGGRALCTGDVLHLAPLDEHTTLPPTSAPILELPSVRQIRVIYGPHGAPEYFTERSIQTFFDTAWEVHFNSSRTGVRLIGPKPEWVRADGGEAGLHPSNIHDNPYAIGAVDFTGDMPVILGPDGPSLGGFVCPVTVIEADLWQLGQLKAGDKVRFVPVDISTARSLALKWAPCGSELARDSGQSVTSMLDVPPLSRASSLPQGIVSPVVLDIGQDDTRLVARLAGDTHLLLEIGAPELDLVLRFRAHALMQALEHKQLHGVIDLTPGIRSLQVHYQPEQLPLAALLSIVAGEWDAVCAAQDLQVPSRIVHLPLSWDDPACQLAIEKYMTTVRKDAPWCPSNLEFIRRINDLPNLDAVQRTVFDASYLVMGLGDVYLGAPVATPLDPRHRLVTTKYNPARTWTAENSVGIGGAYMCVYGMEGPGGYQFVGRTLQMWNRYREVAAFDGKPWLLRFFDQIRFYPVSADELLHIRREFPLGRFDLKIEHSQLNLADYQRFLVQEADSIAAFRHQQQGAFEAERERWIASGQAHFDSEEPAISPSEDAQLTDGQLSVDSHIAGNLWQVQVDVGTRVAAGDVLVILESMKMEIPLLAPSAGVVREVRVQAGSAVRAGQRVVVLERD
- the atzF gene encoding allophanate hydrolase, which produces MNLSLRLDDLRDAYRSGELTPRKLLLDLREKAAALNPDYHLFIHLLTVEELEPYLAALEGRDLESLPLYGVPFAIKDNIDLAGIPTTAACPAFAYVPPRSATIVEQLLALGAIPLGKTNLDQFATGLNGTRSPYGACRNSVLPDYPAGGSSAGSSLAVALGVASFALGTDTAGSGRVPAALNNLVGLKATLGLISTAGVVPACRTLDCVTTFTATAKEASQLLALTARPDPRDDYSRHNPQWNDGSSFGAPRRFRFGVPRQQDLAFFGCPEGPQLFLEAIERLERLGGEAVELDLSPFLEAARLLYEGPWVAERYSVAGPLMEHEPDAVLPVIRAVLAKAPTVDGVQTFRARYRLQTLKAQCDRAMDALDCVLTPTIGRPVTLAELAAEPVLRNSELGYYTNFMNLLDYAAVAVPSAFMTNGLPWGVTLFGRAFTDQYLLSLADALQRQQDKTLPVPAHPARHDRARLVVCGAHLDGLALNWQLKQRGARLIEATQSSPHYRLHALAGGPPLRPGMVRVREGGVAIEVEVWELPSSELGSFLTGIPAPLGLGKVQLADGRWESGFICDSYGLEGARDISHMGGWRAYLQSLK
- a CDS encoding pseudouridine synthase, producing the protein MRVDRFLSNLPRFNRQQVRLLLVERRVRIDGQTVNDPHAPVREFSRVEVDDEVLQAGRPARYFMLHKPPGCVSATRDPQHPTVLDWLDEPDKDDLHIAGRLDFNTTGLMLITNDGSWSRRLTQPQTKLPKVYYVETEQTITAEYADTFARGLYFAFEDLTTQPAELTLLGEKSARLSIVEGRYHQVKRMFGHFDNKVLRLHRERMGPLTLDGHLEPGQYRALSPEEVQLI
- a CDS encoding alpha/beta fold hydrolase, with protein sequence MRPEIAVLDIQGQYRVYTEFYRADAAQKTIILVNGSMATTASFAQTAKNLYPQFNVVLYDQPYAGKSKAHNRHEKMLTKEIEGQILLELIDHFAAEHVLSFSWGGAATLSALAHRPRRIEKAVISSFSPVLNAPMRDYLERGVDYLGSLDGDRVGHLVNSTIGKHLPPLFKRFNYRHVSSLAEHEYGQMHFHITDVLHSDQQCYVNAARKINVPVLFLNGEWDEYTSAVDARLFANHVEHSTFSTLQATGHFLDMEHKAACRESRNALLGFLTPEHHESRPRYSYVQGYHALAI